In one Colletotrichum destructivum chromosome 2, complete sequence genomic region, the following are encoded:
- a CDS encoding Putative RNA recognition motif domain, U2 snRNP auxilliary factor, large subunit, splicing factor: MNGDGYSRGRGKGSRDYPRDRDDRRGDRDRHRDRRRSRSPYDRSSRRRDDEDSYATSRSHREREREDRYSGRERRGGGEREWDRDRGSSRRDARRDDDDRPRRDRDPYDDRRRGGRDRNEDAGFGRRERQRSATPPPKKREPTPDLTDITSVLERKRRLTQWDIKPPGYENVTAEQAKLSGMFPLPGAPRQQPIDPSKLQAIMNQPGGQVNSAALKPSNSRQAKRLLINNLPPSATEESIQSFFNLQLNGLNIIESTDPCTSCQVSKDNSFAVVEFRNASEATVALALDGISMEADDATNGEAANQGLSIRRPKDYIVPAVVDDVPYEPGVVSNVVIDTPSKLSIANLPTYLSDEQVSELLVSFGELKAFVLVRDRSTEESRGIAFCEYVDPAATDVAIQGLNGMDLGDKKLRVQKASVGVTQVAGVEMGVAAMSMLAGTTSTESGETRVLQLLNMVTPEELMDNDDYEEIKEDVQEECSKFGNVLDIKIPRPVGGSRQSAGVGKIFVRFETTESAKKALQALAGRKFADRTVVTTYFPEENFEVGAW; this comes from the exons ATGAACGGCGACGGCTATTCTCGCG GTCGAGGAAAGGGATCTCGCGACTACCCG AGAGATCGCGATGATAGACGCGGCGATAGAGACAGACACCGAGACCGAAGACGTTCCCGTTCGCCCTACGACCGAAGCTCCAGACgtcgcgacgacgaggacagcTATGCGACCAGCCGCAGCCATCGCGAGCGTGAGCGAGAGGACAGATACTCTGGCCGTGAGAGACGTGGCGGAGGCGAACGAGAATGGGATCGCGACCGTGGATCCTCCAGACGCGATGCCAGgagagacgacgatgatcGCCCGCGGAGAGACCGCGACCCGTACGACGACCGACGCAGAGGCGGACGAGACAGAAACGAGGATGCCGGGTTCGGCCGACGCGAACGCCAGCGGAGCGcgacgccgcctcccaaGAAGAGGGAACCCACGCCTGATCTGACCGACATCACGTCAGTTCTGGAGCGCAAGCGACGTTTGACTCAGTGGGACATCAAACCCCCCGGTTACGAGAATGTCACTGCTGAACAAGCCAAGCTGTCAGGCATGTTCCCTCTGCCCGGTGCTCCCCGCCAGCAGCCCATAGACCCGAGCAAGCTCCAGGCCATCATGAACCAGCCCGGCGGTCAGGTCAACAGTGCGGCTCTGAAGCCGAGCAACTCGCGCCAGGCCAAGCGACTGCTCATCAACAACCTACCCCCCTCGGCGACCGAGGAAAGCATCCAAAGCTTCTTCAACCTGCAGCTGAACGGACTGAACATTATCGAGAGCACCGACCCCTGCACTAGCTGTCAGGTATCGAAGGACAACTCGTTTGCCGTTGTCGAGTTCAGAAACGCATCCGAAGCCACCGTCGCGCTGGCCCTTGACGGAATCTCGATGGAGGCCGATGATGCCACCAATGGGGAAGCAGCCAATCAGGGTCTGTCCATCCGCCGGCCAAAGGACTACATCGTCCCGGCTGTGGTCGATGATGTGCCTTACGAGCCTGGTGTCGTGTCCAACGTCGTTATCGATACGCCAAGCAAGCTCAGCATTGCCAACTTGCCCACCTACCTCTCGGACGAGCAGGTTTCGGAATTGTTGGTGTCCTTTGGTGAGCTCAAGGCGTTTGTCCTTGTTCGCGACAGAAGCACAGAGGAGTCTAGG GGAATTGCGTTCTGCGAGTACGTCGACCCTGCGGCCACGGACGTTGCCATCCAGGGCCTCAATGGCATGGATCTTGGCGACAAGAAGCTCAGGGTTCAGAAGGCTAGCGTGGGCGTCACTCAAGTTGCTGGAGTGGAGAtgggcgtcgccgccatgtcTATGCTGGCTGGAACAACCTCAACGGAGTCTGGGGAGACCCGTGTCCTGCAGCTTCTCAACATGGTGACGCCTGAGGAGCTGATGGACAATGACGATTATGAAG AAATCAAGGAAGACGTCCAGGAGGAGTGCTCCAAGTTTGGCAacgtcctcgacatcaagaTTCCTCGGCCAGTGGGAGGCAGCAGACAGTCTGCCGGCGTTGGCAAGATCTTTGTCAGATTCGAGACTACCGAGTCGGCCAAGAAAGCGCTGCAAGCGCTTGCGGGACGCAAGTTCGCGGACAGAACCGTCGTCACGACCTATTTCCCCGAG GAGAACTTTGAGGTCGGCGCTTGGTGA
- a CDS encoding Putative small ribosomal subunit protein uS15: MGRLHSKGKGISASAVPYSRNPPSWLKTTPEQVVDQICKLAKKGATPSQIGVILRDSHGVAQVRVVTGNRILRILKSNGLAPDIPEDLYMLIKKAVAVRKHLERNRKDKDSKFRLILIESRIHRLARYYKTVGVLPPTWRYESATASTIVS; encoded by the exons ATGGGCCGTCTTCACTCCAAGGGAAAGGGTATCTCCGCCTCTGCGGTCCCCTACTCGCGCAACCCCCCTTCGTGGCTCAAGACCACCCCCGAGCAGGTCGTTGACCAGATCTGcaagctggccaagaaggGCGCCACCCCTTCCCAGATCGGTGTCATCCTCCGTGACTCCCACGGTGTTGCCCAGGTCCGCGTTGTCACCG GCAACCGCATTCTCCGCATCCTCAAGTCCAACG GCCTTGCCCCCGATATCCCTGAGGACCTGTACATGCTCATCAAGAAG GCTGTTGCCGTCCGCAAGCACCTTGAGCGCAACCGCAAGGACAAGGACTCCAAGTTCCGCCTGATTCTCATCGAGTCCCGTATCCACCGTCTTGCCCGCTACTACAAGACCGTCGgtgtcctcccccccacctGGAGATACGagtccgccaccgcctccacCATCGTTTCTTAA
- a CDS encoding Putative cupredoxin codes for MVRSSVLGVAALAVLVTAQSSITPISPTPFLTSTPAPSSTPAPTGTTDVRAETSATGATSASAAETHTIAVGVSGYSFTPSKTEAKVGDTIEWIFYPDAHSVIRAEFGFPCTPYEYVDIGRQGFYSGPQPVKAITNNVSRTASDLSGFSTNTPQMPRFQVVVNDTEPIFFYCGAPGSCYKEKMIGVVNENSTNTLAKQLEAALPLTTQILPGEPFPVESDAPRPTNGSGSGSSDNNGAVINNNFHHALSGGQIAGIVVGAVSFLLLGGILVYMCGRRGGLNRAYRRASTMYQTQPPPQLPPQRPITEINYMVQPKSPATQEWRNSHYSSFSAAPYRDATSVGQFSPSVSPQPTGFAHPLGGMHTYFDPRISSIAPSSVFEAPDNQSAAAPAPLNVPGASPVELPSFSDPGNSPLPTYTSRFSFIGQESDYRPTKET; via the exons ATGGTACGGTCATCAGTATTGGGGGTCGCCGCCTTGGCGGTCCTGGTGACGGCCCAGTCCTCGATCACGCCGATATCACCGACGCCGTTCCTCACGTCGACGCCTGCTCCTAGCTCGACTCCGGCGCCAACTGGGACAACGGATGTTAGGGCGGAAACATCAGCGACTGGGGCCACTTCTGCCTCTGCGGCGGAGACCCACACCATTGCCGTTGGTGTT TCCGGGTACTCGTTCACGCCTTCGAAGACGGAGGCCAAGGTCGGCGATACCATTGAGTGGATCTTCTATCCCGACGCCCACTCTGTCATCCGCGCCGAGTTCGGCTTCCCCTGTACGCCGTACGAATATGTGGACATTGGCCGCCAGGGGTTCTACAGCGGCCCTCAGCCGGTCAAGGCCATCACTAATAACGTCAGTCGAACGGCGTCAGACTTGTCTGGCTTTTCAACTAACACGCCGCAGATGCCGCGGTTTCAGGTTGTCGTTAACGACACCGAACCGATCTTCTTCTACTGCGGCGCCCCGGGATCGTGCTATAAAGAGAAAATGATCGGGGTCGTCAACGAA AACTCGACCAATACGCTGGCGAAGcagctcgaggcggcgctccCGCTGACCACGCAGATCCTCCCCGGCGAACCGTTCCCCGTCGAATCGGACGCGCCCAGGCCCACCAacggctccggctccgggTCCTCGGACaacaacggcgccgtcatcaacaacaacttCCACCACGCCCTGAGCGGCGGCCAgatcgccggcatcgtcgtcggggccgtctccttcctgctgctcggcGGGATCCTGGTCTACATGTGcgggcgccgcggcgggctCAACCGCGCCTACCGACGAGCCTCGACCATGTACCAGACCCAGCCCCCGCCGCAGCTGCCTCCGCAGCGGCCCATCACGGAGATCAACTACATGGTGCAGCCCAAGAGCCCGGCGACGCAGGAGTGGAGGAACAGCCACTATAGCTCCTTCAGCGCCGCCCCGTACCGCGACGCCACCTCTGTCGGCCAGTTCTCGCCCTCGGTCAGCCCTCAGCCGACCGGTTTCGCGCACCCGCTGGGCGGCATGCACACGTACTT CGACCCCCGCATCTCCTCGATAGCACCGAGTTCCGTCTTCGAGGCCCCGGACAACCAATCCGCGGCGGCTCCCGCTCCGCTCAATGTCCCCGGCGCCTCGCCAGTCGAGCTGCCGTCGTTCAGCGATCCGGGCAACTCCCCGCTCCCGACGTACACGTCGCGGTTCTCTTTCATCGGGCAGGAGAGCGACTACCGGCCGACAAAGGAGACGTAG
- a CDS encoding Putative RNA recognition motif domain, nucleotide-binding alpha-beta plait domain superfamily — translation MSSRGGKLAPEVNRALFVKNLSYNVTPEELFDLFGKFGPIRQVRQGIASGTKGTAFVVYEDVMDAKQACDKLNGFNFQNRYLIVLYHQPEKMLKSKEDLEARRASLAQLKKQHGID, via the exons ATGAGTAGTCGCGGCGGTAAACTAGCCCCAGAAGTCAACCG AGCTCTGTTCGTGAAGAACTTGAG CTACAACGTAACTCCAGAGGAGTTGTTCGACCTGTTCGGAAAATTCGGCCCTATCCG ACAGGTCCGCCAGGGCATTGCTAGCGGCACCAAGGGTACCGCATTCGTTGTCTATGAAGACGTAATGGATGCGAAGCAAGCTTGCGACAAGCTCAACGGTTTCAACTTCCAGAACCGATACCTCATCG TTCTCTACCACCAGCCAGAGAAGATGCTCAAGTCAAAagaggacctcgaggcccgCCGGGCCAGTTTAGCGCAGCTCAAGAAACAACACGGTATCGATTGA
- a CDS encoding Putative tRNA endonuclease-like domain superfamily, VRR-NUC domain, fanconi-associated nuclease 1 — protein MMDAFVQRLPRPRPPTPSRSPSRSSPLGERPAKKIKVEIRDSDCEDDESDVKLAEEDADTSGITVNDVSDEEGKGSLSTRQTDIESTLPPIHADKEAIEEYELMKSSQAGAPDDEEKPVTSNRQWVRGKSSIYVDAFNLALETVLADESHLFDAKERTVFEKWESLDYEAQYLYVRLFLRKTSAWHRQDRLGYYSDISDPEAAIESLQKPRVLPEVEATKESNPVEGIELEEFSLGDTFTFADASEEHITTIEEAASLLSLDELKDLAKEAKFQGRNKADLVKALCRTGHQQTGLFAHGLHRSGSGASQTSRGLMRHGHDTPPPLNRQESNQTQHFLDKIRDITGPCIRLSPLTYKLFERVHLVFYRSTEWTEKSLTAIILASIARRNYPEYIVCRSTNIFVTRKHVLEFESALRVEAEVDQILEFNGSPGEAGFRKVVDIFDRVYPRWKVLLAEEQVKEKKVYEEGEGAYLRRFTPVHSYTRIVHKAAAVFGRLKDHEREHAILTELLDQHLFHPARRGSWYQRKALLEEHYMHALDDNAVSVDPDVQKKHWKRIAATTCETGLEDKDCHLIYHYDLQKRLVKLEKQLRIPRRLQHDFGHVRLQKPVEHTVEGIQLKRDDRQGKNGRQASTKTIWVDELEAGGECSVEEMCLSWYRDQGYKGYHAEGGIVRTLFAYLFYDILFLYIPNVFQTAYQTCPLDLHTDSFYPTRMSEINHRLVDIANGGAEKIIREIDTRERERRTCVIGLNWDYDIEDLVELVGCFNGGALAALCKVMAQEYRQRGGGLPDLILWRTEPAKECMFAEVKSANDRLSDTQRLWIHVLTGAGVKVVLCNAVAKEVREVD, from the exons ATGATGGATGCCTTCGTACAGCGGCTACCGCGCCCAAGGCCACCCACCCCGTCGAGGTCTCCCTCAAGATCGTCGCCTCTCGGTGAAAGACCCgccaagaagatcaaggtcGAGATCCGGGATAGCGACTGTGAAGACGATGAGAGTGATGTAAAACTagcagaagaagatgccgacACTTCTGGAATTACCGTCAACGATGTCTCGGATGAAGAGGGCAAAGGCAGTCTCAGTACCCGGCAAACCGACATCGAGAGTACTCTACCGCCTATCCATGCGGACAAGGAAGCAATTGAAGAGTACGAATTGATGAAGAGCTCCCAGGCCGGCGCTcctgacgacgaggagaaaCCAGTCACGTCAAATCGTCAATGGGTTCGGGGCAAGAGCTCCATCTACGTGGATGCGTTCAACCTCGCGTTGGAAACCGTCTTGGCTGATGAATCTCATCTCTTCGACGCCAAAGAACGCACCGTCTTCGAGAAGTGGGAGAGCCTTGACTATGAGGCCCAGTATCT TTACGTTCGACTGTTTCTGCGCAAGACATCGGCTTGGCATCGTCAAGACCGGCTGGGTTACTATAGTGATATCTCGGACCCCGAGGCGGCCATCGAGTCACTCCAGAAACCGAGAGTCCTTCCAGAGGTTGAGGCCACCAAGGAAAGCAACCCAGTCGAGGGCATTGAGCTGGAAGAGTTCAGCCTAGGCGACACATTCACCTTCGCCGATGCTTCGGAGGAGCATATCACTACTATCGAGGAGGCTGCTTCCTTGCTAAGCCTGGACGAGCTCAAAGATCTTGCCAAAGAGGCCAAGTTCCAGGGGCGAAATAAGGCTGATCTGGTAAAAGCGCTCTGCCGAACAGGGCACCAGCAGACCGGTCTCTTCGCGCATGGACTTCATAGATCTGGTAGCGGAGCATCCCAGACTTCCCGAGGCCTGATGAGGCATGGTCACGACACACCTCCACCACTCAACCGGCAGGAGTCGAATCAGACGCAGCATTTCCTGGACAAAATCAGGGACATCACTGGACCATGTATCAGACTTTCGCCGCTGACGTACAAGCTTTTCGAGAGGGTGCATCTGGTATTCTATCGCTCGACGGAATGGACCGAAAAGTCACTCACGGCGATCATCCTTGCCAGCATCGCACGCCGCAACTACCCCGAGTATATCGTCTGCCGAAGCACTAATATCTTCGTCACGCGCAAGCATGTGCTTGAATTCGAGTCAGCACTTCGAGTGGAAGCTGAAGTCGACCAGATCCTCGAGTTCAATGGATCGCCGGGCGAAGCAGGGTTTCGCAAGGTTGTGGACATCTTCGATCGAGTCTACCCTCGGTGGAAGGTCCTTCTGGCCGAGGAACAGGTAAAAGAGAAGAAAGTTtatgaggagggcgagggcgcctACCTAAGAAGATTTACTCCGGTCCACTCATACACTCGCATCGTCCACAAAGCCGCAGCCGTGTTTGGGCGACTGAAGGATCACGAACGCGAGCATGCCATCCTCACAGAGCTTCTGGATCAGCACCTGTTCCACCCAGCGCGACGAGGCAGTTGGTATCAGCGCAAGGCTCTGCTCGAGGAGCATTACATGCATGCACTCGATGACAACGCGGTGTCTGTCGACCCTGACGTTCAGAAGAAGCATTGGAAGCGAATTGCCGCGACGACGTGTGAAACAGGTCTCGAAGACAAAGATTGCCATCTGATCTATCACTACGATTTGCAAAAACGTCTCGTCAAGCTCGAGAAACAACTCCGCATACCTCGTCGTTTACAGCATGATTTTGGGCACGTTCGTCTTCAGAAGCCTGTGGAGCATACGGTTGAGGGCATACAGTTGAAGAGAGATGACCGACAAGGCAAGAACGGCCGCCAGGCAAGCACCAAGACCATCTGGGTCGATGAGCtagaagccggcggcgaatGCAGTGTTGAGGAGATGTGCCTGAGCTGGTATCGCGACCAGGGATACAAGGGCTACCACGCCGAGGGGGGCATTGTCCGCACTTTGTTCGCCTATCTCTTCTACGACATTCTGTTTCTCTACATCCCGAATGTGTTCCAGACGGCGTATCAGACATGTCCGTTGGACCTGCACACCGATTCGTTTTACCCGACTCGCATGTCCGAGATCAACCATCGGCTGGTTGATATCGCAAACGGCGGTGCGGAGAAAATCATCCGCGAGATCGACACTAGAGAGCGCGAACGGCGCACGTGTGTCATCGGCCTGAACTGGGACTACGACATCGAGGATCTTGTGGAACTCGTCGGCTGCTTCAACGGGGGCGCACTGGCGGCCCTCTGCAAGGTGATGGCACAGGAGTACCGGCAGCGGGGCGGAGGCCTGCCGGACCTAATACTTTGGCGGACGGAGCCAGCAAAGGAATGCATGTTCGCTGAGGTCAAGAGCGCCAACGACCGGCTCAGCGACACGCAGCGATTGTGGATCCATGTCCTGACGGGAGCAGGCGTCAAGGTGGTTCTCTGCAACGCTGTGGCCAAAGAAGTCAGAGAAGTTGATTGA
- a CDS encoding Putative peptidase C15, pyroglutamyl peptidase I: MGSQIDSQDEFTVLVTGFGPFKAQYPVNPSWEIARSLPTYLPPLRAKNPKDHPSTSSSSPARPLPPVRILVHPEAIRVNYQTVRALVPQLWDPATHPRIDAAVHIGMAGPRLFYSVERRGHRDGYSFPDVDGNRLGDEERRREEGDGWVWHGMPPEIETGLDLEEVLVRWRGHSPEGSDLRISEDAGHYLCDFIYFSSLSLLWKAQKHRRVTFLHVPSDASEESVARGTELTLQLIRSIAESELRRRGEAAAATAVRGDEVVAADDRIAVELRV, from the exons ATGGGGTCGCAGATTGACTCGCAAGACGAGTTCACGGTGCTCGTCACCGGCTTCGGC CCCTTCAAGGCCCAGTACCCCGTTAACCCCTCCTGGGAGATCGCCCGCTCCCTGCCGACCTACCTCCCGCCCCTCCGTGCCAAGAACCCGAAAGACCACccttcgacctcgtcctcgtcgcccgcccGACCCCTCCCGCCTGTACGGATCCTCGTCCACCCGGAGGCCATCCGCGTCAACTACCAGACCGtccgcgccctcgtcccgCAGCTCTGGGACCCGGCGACGCACCCGcgcatcgacgccgccgtgcaCATCGGCATGGCCGGCCCGCGCCTGTTCTACTCGGTCGAGCGCCGTGGCCACCGCGACGGCTACTCGTTCCCGGACGTCGACGGGAAccggctcggcgacgaggagcgccgccgggaggagggcgacggctgGGTGTGGCATGGCATGCCGCCCGAGATCGAGACGGGGCTGGACCTGGAGGAGGTGCTGGTGCGGTGGAGGGGGCACAGTCCT GAGGGCTCCGACCTGCGGATATCGGAAGACGCGGGCCACTACCTGTGCGACTTCATCTACTTCTCCAGCCTGTCGCTCCTCTGGAAGGCGCAGAAGCACCGCCGGGTGACGTTCCTGCACGTCCCTTCGGACGCGTCGGAGGAGTCCGTCGCCCGCGGCACCGAGCTGACCTTACAGCTGATCCGGTCCATCGCGGAGAGCGAGCTGCGCCGGcggggcgaggcggcggcggcaacggcggtCCGTGGGGACGAGGTCGTGGCCGCGGACGACAGGATTGCGGTCGAGCTGCGGGTTTGA
- a CDS encoding Putative methyl-CpG binding protein MeCP2/MBD4, which yields MALASNIFVGFDVSDKDKPFMLDVLLAPGTPWDEKLAIYDLGLFSGYEDWNLMLESAASIKEADLARSPLDARDILAYIPRVKEATLAAEKLRQGWAATDQAIKNLASLLRVHRSGLAAVPRPRSQSQSQSRFRPAAIKRERVIKREAAAVAPKRGREVAEDGNEAEPRQRAKRQRSATKSSTSHYFAPSTDEHSPRTGTGTSTGQQPATPSPADTAQTGGTSALICHGIATPNPTPRKQSQEIEAPKEGTATAVTTTTTTIRDPLQATIQAQNADSRGSSGRNAILAIPAQQSVPDELVRIIVPRRIETGQVRDLAPPKPEPRRKMAVKSPFFRQPQTRPSPKPKRVGGLVSTIPFPPLSAPHFGLVQEEFAHEPFWLLVVVTFLVKTAGTLAIPTFYKVKERFPTPAALADPVATVTVMGMIHHLGLSVVRTAAIQRYARAWLVQPPTAGVVYRVKNYDKRDVEAHTLRAPGSANSPGPIIAEHATEADEAWEMGHFTQGKYALDSWRIFCRDELLGRADDWNGKGAAPNFQPEWMRVRPDDKELRACLRWMWMREGWEWDPVTGERTVLRDEMRRAVNEERVDYDDTGGLVILDEPRSG from the exons ATGGCACTAGCAAGTAACATCTTCGTCGGATTCGACGTTTCCGACAAGGATAAGCCGTTCATgctcgacgtcctcctcgcccccgGCACCCCTTgggacgagaagctggccatcTACGACCTCGGTCTCTTCAGCGGATACGAGGACTGGAACCTGATGCTGGAGAGTGCTGCCTCAATCAAGGAGGCGGACCTGGCTCGCTCGCCGCTGGATGCGCGAGATATTCTAGCCTACATCCCTCGAGTCAAAGAAGCCACGCTAGCAGCCGAGAAGCTACGCCAGGGTTGGGCAGCGACTGACCAGGCCATCAAGAATTTGGCCTCCCTGCTGCGGGTTCATCGATcaggcctcgccgccgtgcccCGACCTCGATCTCAATCTCAATCTCAGTCTCGATTTCGACCCGCCGCCATCAAACGGGAGCGAGTTATCAAGCGAGAGgccgctgccgttgcccCCAAGCGCGGACGGGAGGTTGCCGAGGACGGGAACGAAGCAGAGCCTAGGCAGCGAGCCAAACGGCAGAGATCCGCTACCAAGTCATCTACCTCTCACTATTTCGCACCGTCAACAGACGAACATTCGCCACGCACGGGCACGGGCACCAGCACCGGACAACAACCAGCAACTCCGTCGCCCGCTGACACGGCCCAGACTGGCGGCACCTCGGCTCTCATATGCCATGGTATCGCCACGCCTAATCCCACGCCTCGCAAGCAGTCTCAAGAAATTGAGGCCCCGAAGGAGggcaccgccaccgccgtcaccaccaccaccaccaccataCGAGACCCGCTCCAGGCGACAATCCAGGCCCAAAATGCCG ACAGCCGGGGGTCTTCGGGCAGAAACGCCATCCTGGCCATCCCCGCGCAGCAGTCCGTCCCCGACGAACTCGTCCGAATTATTGTCCCCCGACGAATTGAGACGGGTCAAGTCCGAGACCTAGCTCCCCCGAAGCCTGAGCCAAGGCGGAAGATGGCCGTGAAATCGCCGTTCTTCCGCCAGCCGCAGACGAGACCGTCTCCCAAGCCGAAACGCGTCGGTGGTCTTGTGTCGACGATCCCCTTCCCGCCGCTATCGGCGCCGCACTTTGGTCTGGTTCAGGAAGAGTTTGCTCACGAACCTTTCTGGCTGCTTGTGGTCGTGACTTTCCTCGTCAAGACGGCCGGTACGCTGGCCATCCCGACGTTCtacaaggtcaaggagcGGTTTCCAACACCAGCCGCCCTGGCTGATCCAGTGGCGACCGTCACGGTTATGGGCATGATCCACCACCTGGGTCTCTCAGTCGTGCGAACGGCGGCGATACAGCGATACGCCCGAGCTTGGCTCGTACAGCCACCGACAGCAGGCGTTGTTTATCGAGTGAAAAACTACGACAAGAGAGATGTCGAAGCGCATACATTGCGGGCGCCTGGTAGCGCTAATTCTCCTGGTCCTATTATCGCCGAACACGCCACAGAAGCCGATGAGGCGTGGGAGATGGGCCACTTCACCCAGGGCAAATACGCCCTCGACAGCTGGCGTATCTTCTGCCGAGACGAGCTCCTGGGACGGGCCGATGACTGGAATGGCAAAGGCGCCGCCCCCAACTTCCAACCCGAGTGGATGAGAGTGCGACCGGACGACAAGGAGCTCCGGGCGTGTCTACGGTGGATGTGGATGCGCGAGGGCTGGGAATGGGATCCCGTGACGGGCGAGAGGACTGTCCTCCGGGATGAGATGCGGAGGGCTGTGAATGAAGAGCGGGTGGACTATGACGACACGGGCGGGTTGGTGATTCTCGACGAGCCGCGGTCAGGCTAG